Proteins encoded by one window of Pelmatolapia mariae isolate MD_Pm_ZW linkage group LG14, Pm_UMD_F_2, whole genome shotgun sequence:
- the LOC134640614 gene encoding extracellular calcium-sensing receptor-like, with amino-acid sequence MNTVYSDYTSMPEPAKCKGSLYTSELQSSRAMVFAIEEINNSTELLPGIRLGYQIYDSCASVPVAVHMAFQFLNSFDPVFSMDNNCSHSGMVMAVVGGSGSTTSISLSQVIRSFNIPQVSHFSTCACLSDKQQYPNFFRTFPSDQFQAEAMAKLVKHFGWTWIGAVRSDSDFGNNGMASFLKAAQKEGICVEYSLSFHRTYPHSRIQRVTDVIRRSTAMVVVALLSLGDMRALLEELSYEPSPSRQWIGSFWVTNPEFTRFSFCAGAIGFGIPKSIIPGLRDFLLNLSPSQVASSQILTEFWEDAFNCTLTKNAAAKKKVCDGNEDIQNLQNQYTDTSQLRVTNMAYMAVYAVAHAIHNAVCQEVNGTVECDKLTKLESKQILIELKKVNFSQNGYDVSFDANGDPVAIYELVNWQKSENGMTEIVTVGLYDASRPVGQEFQIDKNITWMEGSMKVPVSVCTDSCPPGTRKVLQKGKPICCYDCTACPEGEISNSTDSTDCLPCQKEFWPNKKRDTCIPKPVEYLSFQDLLGIILATFSVIGACLTIVTAAVFFCHRKTPVVRANNSELSFLLLISLTLCFLCSLTFIGAPSEWSCMLRHTAFGITFVLCISCVLGKTIVVLVAFKATIPGSNVMKWFGPPQQIMTVVSFTFIQVLICTVWLIVNPPFPIKNLTAYKEKIVLECALGSAAGFWAVLGYLGILAAFCFILAVLARKLPDNFNEAKLITFSMLIFCTVWITFIPAYVSSPGKFTVVVEIFAILASSFGLIMCIFAPKCFIILFKPEKNTKKYLINKNQL; translated from the exons ATGAACACAGTTTACAGTGACTACACCAGCATGCCTGAGCCTGCAAAATGCAAAGGAAG cctTTACACCAGTGAACTGCAATCATCACGTGCAATGGTTTTTGCCATAGAAGAGATTAACAACAGCACAGAGCTGCTGCCCGGAATCAGGCTCGGGTATCAGATCTATGACTCATGTGCATCAGTGCCTGTAGCAGTGCACATGGCATTTCAGTTTCTAAATAGCTTCGACCCTGTGTTTTCCATGGATAACAATTGCTCACATTCTGGTATGGTGATGGCTGTTGTTGGTGGCTCTGGGTCTACAACATCCATCAGTTTGTCACAAGTCATCAGGTCCTTTAACATTCCCCAA GTTAGCCACTTTTCAACATGCGCATGCTTGTCTGACAAGCAGCAGTACCCCAATTTTTTCAGAACATTTCCCAGTGACCAGTTCCAAGCTGAAGCAATGGCCAAGCTGGTAAAACACTTTGGCTGGACTTGGATAGGTGCTGTTCGGTCAGATTCGGATTTTGGAAATAACGGCATGGCTTCATTTCTAAAAGCAGCACAGAAAGAGGGGATCTGTGTGGAATACTCTCTTTCTTTTCATCGAACATACCCACATAGCAGAATTCAGAGAGTCACAGATGTGATCCGCAG GTCTACAGCCATGGTTGTTGTGGCACTTCTATCTTTAGGGGACATGAGGGCACTGTTGGAGGAGCTATCATATGAGCCTTCCCCGTCTCGCCAGTGGATTGGCAGTTTCTGGGTAACTAACCCAGAATTCACAAGGTTCAGTTTCTGTGCTGGGGCCATTGGATTTGGGATTCCAAAGTCTATAATACCAGGCCTCAGAGACTTCCTGCTGAATCTGTCCCCCTCACAAGTGGCGTCTTCTCAAATACTTACTGAGTTCTGGGAGGATGCATTTAACTGCACACTGACCAAAA ATGCCGCTGCAAAGAAGAAAGTATGTGATGGAAATGAAGacatacagaatctgcaaaaccaGTACACTGACACATCACAGCTCAGAGTTACTAACATGGCGTACATGGCCGTGTATGCAGTAGCACATGCCATCCATAATGCAGTGTGCCAGGAAGTAAATGGGACAGTAGAGTGTGACAAGTTAACCAAGTTAGAGTCCAAACAG attttaattGAGCTGAAGAAAGTAAATTTTTCCCAAAATGGCTATGATGTGTCATTTGACGCTAATGGGGATCCTGTGGCTATTTATGAACTGGTTAACTGGCAGAAAAGTGAAAATGGCATGACTGAGATAGTGACTGTAGGGCTGTATGACGCATCACGGCCCGTGGGCCAGGAATTCCAgattgacaaaaacattaccTGGATGGAGGGTAGCATGAAA GTGCCAGTGTCAGTGTGCACGGACAGTTGTCCTCCAGGAACTCGTAAAGTGTTGCAGAAAGGAAAACCCATCTGCTGCTATGACTGTACAGCATGTCCTGAGGGAGAGATTAGTAATAGTACAG ATTCAACTGATTGTTTACCTTGTCAAAAGGAATTCTGGCCTAACAAAAAGAGAGACACTTGCATCCCTAAGCCTGTGGAGTATCTTTCCTTTCAGGACCTCCTAGGAATTATCCTGGCTACATTCTCAGTCATTGGTGCCTGTCTGACCATCGTAACTGCGGCTGTATTCTTTTGTCACAGGAAAACTCCAGTTGTCAGGGCCAACAACTCTGAGCTGAGCTTcctgctgctcatctcactgactcTGTGTTTCTTATGTTCATTAACTTTCATTGGAGCACCTTCTGAGTGGTCCTGCATGTTGCGTCACACTGCATTTGGCATCACCTTTGTACTCTGTATCTCCTGTGTACTTGGGAAAACTATAGTGGTTTTAGTGGCTTTTAAAGCTACAATTCCAGGTAGCAATGTCATGAAATGGTTTGGTCCTCCACAGCAAATAATGACTGTTGTGTCTTTCACCTTTATTCAAGTTTTAATATGTACTGTTTGGTTGATAGTGAACCCTCCCTTTCCAATAAAAAATCTAACCGCATACAAGGAGAAAATCGTATTGGAATGTGCATTAGGCTCTGCTGCTGGCTTCTGGGCTGTGCTTGGATACTTAGGCATACTGGCTGCCTTTTGCTTCATTTTAGCTGTTTTAGCCCGCAAATTACCTGATAATTTCAATGAAGCTAAGCTTATCACCTTCAGCATGCTAATATTTTGTACTGTCTGGATCACATTTATCCCAGCATATGTCAGCTCTCCTGGGAAATTCACTGTAGTTGTGGAGATTTTTGCAATTCTGGCCTCCAGCTTTGGTCTAATAATGTGTATATTTGCTCCCAAGTGTTTTATCATATTGTTTAAGCCTGAGAAGAACACTAAGAAATATTTAATCAACAAAAATCAGTTATAG